The Chloroflexota bacterium genome contains a region encoding:
- a CDS encoding HAMP domain-containing protein produces the protein MRSLTFKLLLAFIAVSLTVALLGAAMIHYTTQREFAELALNNAQRTFINRALTYYQLNGSWQGFNRALFQQLAPQQQLQNPPPQQPQQQSVPPDPQNSAYIFMLADADGKVIVQVKPYRTGEILPADVLVDGTPIYLEGQLIGTVIISGNAPSLAPREQQYLESANLALFYASLGALAVAIFMSLLLTNSLTRPLRELTQAMRLTARGEFGHQAVVRSKDEIGQLAQDFNQMSAELARLNEQRKQMTADIAHDLRSPLTVIAGYVESMHDGVLKPTPERLKAIQDEVRHLERLVEDLRTLSLADAGELSLNLAPVASDGLLEQVYAAYNHAAERVGVALTTQAESELPHIQVDPDRMMQVLGNLVSNAIRHTPQGGMVSVQSAIRRPSSIIFTVTDTGPGIPVKDLPRIFDRFYRGDDSRQSSSESGLGLAIAKSIVEAHGGKISVESKIGEGTTFRIVLPISIA, from the coding sequence ATGCGTTCACTTACCTTCAAACTCCTTTTGGCCTTTATCGCCGTCAGCCTGACAGTAGCGTTGTTGGGCGCAGCGATGATCCACTATACTACCCAGCGTGAATTTGCTGAACTGGCACTCAATAATGCCCAGCGCACTTTCATTAATCGCGCCCTGACCTATTATCAACTCAACGGTTCGTGGCAAGGGTTCAATCGGGCTTTGTTCCAGCAACTCGCTCCGCAGCAACAACTTCAGAATCCCCCCCCCCAGCAGCCGCAACAGCAATCCGTGCCTCCCGATCCGCAAAACTCGGCCTATATCTTCATGCTGGCCGATGCCGATGGCAAGGTGATTGTGCAGGTCAAGCCTTATCGCACCGGTGAAATTCTGCCTGCTGATGTGCTGGTCGATGGCACTCCCATTTATCTTGAAGGGCAGTTGATCGGCACGGTTATCATCAGCGGCAACGCGCCATCATTGGCTCCACGCGAACAGCAATATCTCGAAAGTGCCAACCTGGCTCTGTTTTATGCATCGCTGGGGGCGTTAGCCGTGGCAATTTTTATGAGCTTGCTGCTCACCAATAGCCTGACGCGTCCGCTGCGCGAATTAACCCAAGCCATGCGCCTCACCGCGCGTGGCGAATTTGGGCATCAGGCTGTGGTGCGCTCGAAAGATGAAATCGGTCAACTGGCACAAGATTTCAATCAGATGAGCGCCGAACTGGCGCGTCTCAACGAGCAACGCAAGCAAATGACCGCCGATATCGCCCACGATCTGCGTAGCCCGCTGACGGTGATTGCCGGCTACGTCGAATCGATGCACGATGGTGTACTCAAGCCAACCCCGGAGCGCCTGAAGGCCATTCAGGACGAAGTGCGTCATCTGGAGCGTCTGGTGGAAGATTTGCGCACGCTCTCTCTGGCTGATGCGGGTGAACTCTCGCTCAATCTCGCTCCGGTTGCTTCCGATGGGCTATTAGAACAGGTTTACGCGGCTTATAATCACGCTGCGGAACGCGTCGGGGTGGCACTCACCACTCAGGCCGAGTCCGAACTTCCCCACATTCAGGTTGATCCCGACCGCATGATGCAAGTTTTGGGAAATCTGGTCAGTAATGCTATTCGCCACACGCCGCAGGGTGGAATGGTCAGTGTACAATCTGCCATCCGTCGTCCGTCATCCATCATCTTCACTGTTACCGACACCGGCCCGGGAATTCCTGTCAAAGATTTACCGCGGATTTTCGACCGCTTCTACCGCGGGGATGATTCTCGTCAAAGCAGCAGCGAATCGGGCCTGGGGTTGGCGATTGCCAAATCGATTGTCGAAGCGCATGGGGGGAAAATTAGCGTTGAGAGCAAAATTGGCGAGGGGACTACGTTCAGAATCGTGTTGCCGATTTCAATTGCCTAA
- a CDS encoding peptide ABC transporter substrate-binding protein yields the protein MKSKTLYIVLALLLVASVVLAACQPKAEDVAVVERAYEEIAYGEPLSVAAPDCEYGGKIASIAAVDELTVEFTMCKPDPAFPTKAAFTPFGIYPQEWLNTYANAEGQETLLSHPVGTGPFYLDTWARGDSITFKKFDGYWGEKSAYDTLVFRWATEGAARLLELQSGTVDQITNLSPDDYATVQEDANLTFLPVTNPNVLYLAMTNTFEPFNDVKVRQAIAMGIDRQRIVDNFYAEGSVVPSHFTPCSLPNGCVGDAWYDFDAAAAKALLAEAGYPDGFATTIYYRDVFRGYLPEPGLVAVEFQTQLRDNLGIEADVVVMESGEFIDESTNGRLDGLYLLGWGADYPHVTNFLDFHFAASNPQFGDPHPEVYEVLEKASQIGDPAEAEALYVEANNAIRELVPMVPIANGASASAALNTLENAHFRPFGAPLMAKVNPGKDTFVFMQNAEPISLFCQDETDGESLAPCQQVVETLLGYAIDSGNVVPELATGCTANADSTVWTCTLREGVTFHDGTKLDANDVVASWAAGIDAANANHIGNTGAFEYYSYLFDGLMNIEE from the coding sequence ATGAAAAGTAAGACCCTATATATTGTACTGGCTTTGCTCCTGGTCGCCAGCGTTGTTTTAGCGGCATGCCAGCCCAAGGCTGAAGACGTTGCCGTTGTTGAGCGTGCCTATGAGGAAATTGCCTATGGCGAACCCCTCTCGGTGGCCGCACCTGATTGTGAATATGGCGGAAAGATCGCCTCGATTGCAGCGGTTGATGAACTCACCGTTGAATTCACCATGTGTAAACCCGATCCGGCGTTCCCCACCAAAGCCGCCTTCACGCCCTTTGGCATTTATCCGCAGGAATGGTTGAACACCTACGCCAATGCCGAAGGTCAGGAAACCCTGCTTTCCCACCCCGTTGGTACCGGCCCCTTCTATCTGGATACCTGGGCACGTGGCGACAGCATTACCTTCAAGAAATTTGACGGTTACTGGGGCGAAAAGTCTGCCTATGATACCTTGGTCTTCCGCTGGGCAACTGAAGGCGCGGCCCGCTTGCTCGAACTGCAATCTGGAACCGTGGATCAGATCACCAATCTTAGCCCCGATGACTACGCGACTGTACAAGAGGATGCAAATCTGACCTTCTTGCCGGTTACCAACCCCAATGTCCTGTATCTGGCAATGACCAATACCTTTGAGCCGTTTAACGACGTCAAGGTTCGTCAGGCAATTGCTATGGGCATTGACCGCCAGCGCATCGTAGACAACTTCTACGCCGAAGGTTCCGTCGTTCCCTCGCACTTCACCCCCTGCAGCCTGCCTAATGGTTGTGTTGGTGATGCCTGGTACGATTTCGATGCCGCAGCCGCCAAGGCTCTGTTGGCCGAAGCTGGTTATCCCGATGGCTTCGCAACCACCATCTACTATCGCGATGTTTTCCGCGGCTACCTGCCCGAACCCGGATTGGTTGCTGTTGAATTCCAGACCCAGTTGCGCGACAACCTGGGCATCGAAGCTGATGTTGTTGTGATGGAATCGGGCGAGTTCATCGACGAATCCACCAATGGCCGCCTGGATGGCCTTTACCTGCTCGGCTGGGGTGCTGACTATCCTCACGTGACCAACTTCCTGGACTTCCACTTTGCGGCCTCTAACCCGCAGTTTGGCGATCCGCATCCCGAAGTCTACGAAGTGCTTGAAAAAGCTTCCCAGATTGGTGACCCGGCTGAAGCCGAGGCTCTCTATGTTGAAGCCAATAATGCGATCCGCGAACTCGTTCCGATGGTTCCGATTGCCAACGGCGCTTCTGCATCTGCAGCTCTGAACACGCTTGAGAACGCCCACTTCCGCCCCTTCGGCGCTCCGCTGATGGCGAAAGTAAATCCGGGCAAAGACACCTTCGTCTTCATGCAGAATGCTGAACCGATCAGCTTGTTCTGCCAGGATGAGACCGATGGCGAATCACTAGCTCCTTGCCAGCAAGTTGTGGAAACCCTCTTGGGCTACGCAATTGACTCTGGTAATGTTGTGCCTGAATTGGCCACCGGCTGCACAGCCAATGCAGACTCCACTGTGTGGACCTGCACCCTGCGCGAAGGCGTTACGTTCCACGATGGCACCAAGCTGGACGCCAACGATGTAGTCGCCTCCTGGGCTGCTGGTATTGACGCGGCGAATGCCAATCATATTGGTAACACCGGTGCGTTTGAATACTACTCATACCTGTTTGACGGCTTGATGAACATCGAAGAGTAA
- a CDS encoding ABC transporter permease, translating to MIQYTIRRLLLAIPVIFGILLVTFVLARSIPGDPCKAMLGEKASAEVCERFTRERGLDKPIPVQFVIYMKEIAQGDFGKSIRFSRPVMQILIERLPTTIELGLIALIIAIVVGIPMGVISAVRRNSVIDVTTMIIANTGVSMPVYWLGLMLAYAFALLLRGTPFWLPPSGRLSSGLASIPFFEAFGWNLTQGTFGYQFADFFSNMLIFNSLITGDWVILGDAVKHLILPSIALSTISLSIIARMTRSSMLEVLRQDYIRTARAKGLTERLVILRHGFRNALLPIVTIIGLQVGTLFAGAVLTESIFSLAGVGRMLFEAITARDFPIVQAFTVVIAVGYVLVNLLVDLSYVFIDPRIKLE from the coding sequence ATGATTCAGTACACAATTCGACGCCTCTTGTTAGCAATACCAGTAATATTTGGTATTCTCCTGGTCACTTTTGTCCTGGCGCGCTCGATTCCCGGCGACCCCTGTAAAGCGATGCTGGGAGAAAAAGCCTCGGCAGAAGTCTGCGAACGCTTTACCCGCGAACGTGGTCTGGACAAGCCTATTCCGGTGCAATTCGTGATTTATATGAAAGAAATTGCACAAGGTGATTTTGGCAAATCCATTCGCTTTAGTCGCCCTGTGATGCAAATTCTGATCGAGCGGTTACCAACAACGATCGAACTAGGCTTGATTGCACTTATCATCGCCATTGTTGTGGGCATCCCGATGGGGGTCATCTCTGCGGTACGCAGAAACTCTGTCATTGATGTCACTACGATGATCATCGCCAATACTGGGGTTTCTATGCCGGTTTATTGGCTGGGGCTGATGCTGGCGTATGCCTTCGCGCTGCTGCTGAGGGGTACTCCTTTTTGGCTGCCTCCATCAGGGCGGCTTTCATCCGGTCTGGCATCCATTCCTTTTTTTGAAGCATTTGGCTGGAATTTGACACAAGGCACATTTGGCTATCAGTTTGCGGATTTCTTCTCGAATATGCTCATATTCAACTCACTCATCACTGGCGACTGGGTAATTCTGGGGGATGCGGTAAAACACCTGATTCTGCCTTCAATTGCATTGAGCACGATTTCGCTATCCATTATTGCCCGTATGACGCGCTCGAGTATGCTGGAAGTACTGCGGCAGGACTATATCCGCACGGCGCGCGCAAAAGGGCTTACCGAGCGCCTGGTGATCTTGCGGCATGGTTTTCGAAATGCGCTGCTGCCCATCGTCACAATCATTGGTTTGCAGGTTGGCACCCTTTTCGCCGGTGCCGTATTGACCGAATCGATCTTTAGCCTGGCGGGCGTGGGACGTATGCTCTTCGAAGCGATTACGGCGCGCGATTTTCCCATCGTCCAGGCTTTTACGGTGGTGATTGCCGTTGGGTATGTTCTCGTAAACCTGTTGGTAGACCTGTCATACGTATTTATCGATCCGCGCATCAAGCTGGAGTAA
- a CDS encoding ABC transporter permease translates to MAVKTETTSNDAQNDYRSNSLARLTLRRIFRQRSAIIGGTILLLLVLVTIFAPILAPYDPEEVLIGKEDITRRSAPCIHLLGCPEDQPQHILGTDGNVRDVFSRVIFGTRVSLFIGFSTVGFAIIIGTFLGSIGGYMGGWVDNLIMRFMDVLLAFPSLLLAIAIVSVLGRGLQNALLAIAIVTIPVYARVVRGSVLSVKEQPYVDASRALGGSHFHILFKRILPNAIPPLIVQGTLGIATAILDAAALSFLGLGAQPPTPEWGTMLGSERNQVFTAPHLVFFPGLAIMITVLAFNLLGDGLRDAIDPRLKQ, encoded by the coding sequence ATGGCCGTAAAAACTGAAACAACTTCAAACGATGCTCAGAACGATTATCGTTCAAACAGCCTGGCTCGCCTAACTTTGCGACGCATCTTTCGGCAGCGCTCCGCAATTATTGGCGGCACGATCCTACTATTGCTGGTTTTGGTGACCATCTTTGCCCCCATTCTGGCGCCCTACGATCCCGAAGAAGTCCTCATCGGCAAGGAAGATATTACCCGGCGCTCTGCGCCCTGTATCCATTTATTGGGTTGTCCCGAAGACCAGCCCCAACATATTTTGGGGACAGACGGCAATGTGCGCGATGTTTTTAGCCGAGTTATTTTTGGGACGCGCGTCTCTTTGTTCATTGGCTTTTCAACCGTCGGCTTCGCCATCATCATCGGCACATTTTTGGGATCGATTGGTGGCTATATGGGGGGATGGGTTGACAACCTGATTATGCGCTTCATGGATGTGCTCTTGGCCTTCCCTTCGCTATTATTAGCGATCGCCATTGTCTCAGTGTTGGGACGCGGTCTACAGAACGCACTTTTGGCGATTGCGATTGTCACCATCCCCGTGTACGCGCGCGTGGTGCGTGGCAGCGTGCTCTCGGTAAAAGAACAGCCTTATGTCGATGCCTCCCGTGCGCTGGGTGGCAGCCATTTCCACATTCTTTTCAAACGGATATTGCCTAACGCAATCCCCCCGTTGATCGTTCAGGGCACCCTGGGGATCGCTACTGCCATCCTCGATGCGGCTGCGCTTTCTTTCCTGGGGCTAGGCGCGCAACCGCCCACGCCTGAGTGGGGCACAATGCTCGGCTCGGAACGCAATCAGGTGTTCACCGCCCCGCATCTGGTATTCTTCCCTGGGCTGGCAATTATGATTACTGTGCTGGCTTTCAACTTGTTGGGCGATGGGCTGCGCGATGCCATTGATCCGCGCTTAAAGCAATAA
- a CDS encoding ABC transporter ATP-binding protein, with product MPENNSQPLLEVKNLKTYFFTEDGVVQAVDGVDFEIKPGEILGLVGESGCGKSVTSFSILRLVDDPGRIVEGEVFFEGRNLLELSQDEMVDMRGNRISMIFQQPHTSLNPVHPVGKQIAEVFHIHDKQISKEAAWENAVELLGLVGIADPESKAKAYPHEMSGGQAQRVMIAMALALKPKLLIADEPTTALDVTIQAQILDLMLDLRNKMDTSVILITHDLGLIAEMADRVAVMYAGRIVEQSDVYTLFKEPVHPYTQGLIASVPVLRQVKDELAVIPGSVPNLIDLPQVCRFAARCEASIEYNLKICEQAEPDLVEIRPGHTVRCWLYQDHEDHQAPLKNTLNGKSK from the coding sequence ATGCCTGAAAACAACTCTCAACCTTTACTAGAAGTCAAAAACCTGAAAACCTACTTCTTCACCGAAGATGGCGTGGTACAAGCCGTGGATGGTGTCGATTTCGAGATCAAACCCGGTGAAATCCTCGGGCTGGTCGGCGAATCGGGTTGTGGCAAAAGCGTTACTTCTTTCTCTATTCTGCGCCTGGTGGATGATCCGGGGCGCATCGTGGAAGGCGAAGTATTCTTTGAAGGGCGCAATCTGTTGGAACTGAGCCAGGATGAGATGGTGGATATGCGCGGCAATCGCATCTCAATGATTTTCCAACAGCCGCACACCAGCCTCAACCCGGTGCATCCGGTTGGCAAACAAATTGCCGAGGTTTTCCACATTCATGACAAGCAAATTTCAAAAGAAGCTGCCTGGGAAAACGCGGTGGAGTTGCTGGGGCTGGTGGGGATTGCCGATCCTGAGAGCAAAGCGAAAGCTTATCCACATGAAATGTCGGGCGGGCAAGCGCAGCGCGTGATGATTGCGATGGCGCTGGCGCTGAAACCAAAGCTGCTCATCGCCGACGAACCCACCACGGCGCTGGATGTCACCATCCAGGCGCAGATTCTGGATTTGATGCTCGATCTTCGGAACAAAATGGATACCTCGGTCATTTTGATCACCCACGATCTGGGTCTGATCGCCGAAATGGCTGACCGCGTGGCTGTGATGTACGCCGGTCGGATTGTCGAGCAAAGCGATGTCTATACACTTTTCAAGGAACCGGTTCATCCCTACACACAGGGGTTGATCGCTTCTGTCCCGGTGTTGAGACAGGTTAAAGATGAACTGGCTGTAATCCCGGGGTCGGTACCCAACCTGATCGATTTGCCCCAGGTTTGCCGTTTTGCCGCCCGTTGCGAGGCCAGCATTGAGTACAATCTGAAGATTTGTGAGCAGGCCGAACCGGATTTGGTTGAAATACGCCCTGGGCACACCGTGCGCTGCTGGTTGTATCAAGATCACGAAGACCATCAGGCTCCGCTGAAAAATACGTTGAACGGCAAGAGTAAGTGA
- a CDS encoding dipeptide ABC transporter ATP-binding protein gives MTAFTETNKNTNNDLVQVKNLVKYYPVRGGVFRRVVAWVKAVDNISFTIKKGETLGLVGESGCGKTTAGHTLLQLVPHTSGSVTFGDVDVFQLKGTALKEMRRKMQIVFQDPYASLDPRLPIGESVGEGLKIHGIGNANARVNQVMAMLKRVGLEDYHANRYPHEFSGGQRQRIGIARALTLQPEFIVLDEPVSALDVSIQAQVLNLLKELQNEFGLTYLFVAHNLAVVEHISDRVAVMYLGKIAEMAPRDDLFGKPLHPYTKALMSAIPIPDPEIKRERIILEGDVPSPLNPPSGCRFHPRCPIAQTNCAVDEPELLELHPEHLVACHYV, from the coding sequence ATGACAGCATTTACAGAGACGAACAAAAATACCAACAACGATTTGGTACAGGTCAAAAATTTGGTAAAATATTACCCCGTGCGCGGTGGCGTTTTTCGCCGCGTGGTCGCCTGGGTTAAGGCCGTGGACAATATCAGTTTCACGATTAAAAAAGGCGAAACGCTGGGCCTGGTTGGCGAATCGGGCTGCGGAAAAACTACCGCCGGGCATACCCTGTTGCAACTTGTCCCGCATACCAGCGGTTCCGTGACCTTTGGTGACGTAGATGTCTTTCAACTGAAAGGCACTGCGCTCAAAGAAATGCGCCGCAAAATGCAGATCGTTTTTCAAGACCCCTACGCTTCGCTGGACCCGCGCCTGCCGATTGGCGAATCGGTGGGGGAGGGTTTGAAAATTCATGGTATTGGCAACGCCAATGCACGCGTCAATCAGGTCATGGCTATGCTGAAGCGCGTCGGGCTGGAAGATTATCATGCTAACCGTTACCCGCATGAATTTTCGGGTGGGCAACGACAGCGCATCGGGATCGCCCGCGCCCTCACCTTGCAACCTGAATTCATCGTCCTCGATGAACCGGTTTCGGCGCTGGATGTTTCCATTCAGGCGCAGGTACTCAATTTGCTCAAAGAACTACAAAACGAATTTGGGCTGACCTATCTCTTTGTGGCGCATAATCTCGCTGTGGTTGAGCATATCTCCGACCGGGTGGCGGTGATGTATCTGGGCAAAATTGCCGAAATGGCGCCCCGCGACGATCTGTTTGGCAAACCGCTGCACCCCTATACCAAAGCCCTGATGTCAGCCATCCCGATTCCCGATCCGGAGATCAAGCGCGAGCGCATCATCCTCGAGGGCGATGTTCCCAGTCCGCTGAATCCCCCCTCGGGCTGCCGTTTCCATCCGCGCTGCCCCATTGCACAGACCAACTGCGCAGTAGACGAACCTGAGTTGCTCGAATTACATCCAGAACATTTAGTGGCCTGTCACTACGTATAG
- a CDS encoding dephospho-CoA kinase — translation MSSTWPDKFVIGVTGNIATGKSVVRKMLEHLGAYGIDADALSHRVMLKGAPGYQPIVATFGKWILSPEGQIDRKKLGDLVFPNPEALAMLEKILHPLIRQSIDILIRRSTQPVIVIEAIKLFEGDLHQHCDTVWVSDADEKTQFKRLVDKRGMSHNIAQQRVTMQDPQAKKLAAAKVIIRNDESFEKTWEQVSQAWEKYIPK, via the coding sequence ATGAGCAGCACATGGCCCGATAAATTCGTGATTGGGGTAACCGGTAATATTGCCACCGGGAAAAGCGTTGTGCGAAAAATGCTGGAACACCTGGGCGCCTATGGGATTGATGCCGATGCATTGAGTCATCGCGTGATGTTGAAAGGTGCGCCGGGATACCAACCGATCGTGGCAACCTTTGGAAAATGGATTTTATCTCCGGAGGGGCAAATCGATCGAAAAAAACTGGGTGATCTGGTTTTTCCGAACCCCGAAGCGTTGGCGATGCTCGAAAAGATTTTGCACCCGCTCATACGCCAGTCCATCGATATCCTGATCCGTCGATCCACACAGCCGGTGATTGTCATCGAAGCCATCAAATTATTCGAAGGCGACTTGCACCAACATTGCGACACGGTCTGGGTTTCGGACGCGGATGAGAAAACTCAGTTTAAACGTCTGGTGGACAAACGCGGCATGTCCCATAACATAGCGCAGCAACGGGTTACCATGCAAGACCCCCAGGCTAAAAAACTGGCTGCCGCCAAAGTTATTATTCGTAACGATGAGTCTTTTGAAAAAACCTGGGAACAAGTTTCACAAGCCTGGGAAAAATATATCCCCAAATAG
- a CDS encoding TIGR00159 family protein, translating to MDYILFIFERLDWFGVVDILLVTAVFFIILLLLRDTQAIVLLRGGLILIAILGILTSLKVLPAFSWLVGNTLPGLLLAIPVIFAPEIRRALERLGHTGSLVTANLGENGNTIDELANAVTRLSDRKHGALIVLQRSDNLQEYVQTGVPLGAIATAELLLQVFYPNTPLHDGAVIIRANTALAASCVMPLSTSGSLITTPERKMGLRHRAALGTSEVSDAVSVVVSEETGTISITHRGRMISNLTTERLKTILHTFFQPPKPKNFFQATLERVFPELSSSRWEGRP from the coding sequence ATGGACTATATTCTTTTTATCTTCGAGCGTCTGGACTGGTTTGGTGTTGTTGATATTTTACTGGTCACGGCGGTTTTTTTTATTATTTTATTGCTGCTGCGTGATACGCAAGCCATCGTGCTGTTGCGCGGCGGATTGATTTTGATAGCTATTCTTGGCATTCTCACCAGCCTCAAAGTCTTGCCTGCGTTTTCATGGTTGGTGGGCAATACCCTTCCCGGACTTTTGTTAGCGATCCCTGTAATTTTTGCGCCCGAAATACGCCGCGCCCTCGAGCGCCTGGGACACACCGGCTCTCTGGTCACGGCCAATTTGGGCGAGAATGGCAACACCATCGATGAATTAGCCAATGCTGTTACCCGCCTCTCAGACCGCAAACACGGCGCACTGATTGTTTTGCAACGCAGCGATAATTTGCAAGAATATGTGCAAACCGGTGTGCCGCTTGGCGCTATAGCCACCGCTGAATTATTGTTGCAAGTGTTTTACCCTAACACACCCTTGCACGATGGCGCCGTTATTATTAGAGCCAATACAGCGCTGGCAGCCTCCTGTGTGATGCCGCTTTCGACCAGCGGAAGCCTGATCACCACCCCCGAGCGCAAAATGGGTTTGCGCCACCGCGCCGCCCTGGGCACCTCCGAAGTCAGCGATGCGGTCTCTGTGGTTGTTTCCGAAGAGACGGGTACAATTTCCATCACACACCGCGGGCGCATGATTAGCAACCTGACAACCGAGCGTCTGAAAACCATTTTGCACACATTCTTCCAGCCCCCGAAGCCTAAAAATTTCTTTCAGGCAACTCTCGAACGCGTTTTTCCGGAATTATCATCATCTCGTTGGGAGGGACGCCCATGA
- the der gene encoding ribosome biogenesis GTPase Der: protein MNKPIVALVGRPNVGKSTLFNRLAQARLAVVDDIPGTTRDRLMAEADWIGYLFDIIDTGGIDPTQVSAGKQVAPLSIGSADFIKEIRTQAEIAIEEADAILFVTDVQSGVTPADQEIAQILRQKQRQHEGQPWPPVILVVNKCETQNSWAEAYQFYELGIGEPYPISALHGRGTGDMLDALVETFKTWVEDVEEDDSVKISIVGKPNVGKSTLLNRLTGKERAIVSPIAGTTRDAIDTRLTFHEKEITLIDTAGIRRRGKIDPGVEKYSVIRSIQAIRRSDVALLMIDAVNGITAQDTHVAGYILDEWKSAVVIVNKWDAIEKDTYTIEDYTWHVRNQLNFMDYVPVLFISAQTGRRVDQVLPTALTVQAERLVRLSTGKLNRLLRNALDQHPAPSKHGRHLKIYYGAQVTNSPPTFVLHVNDPELVHFTYMRYLENQLRAEYPFVGTPLRIMLRGRKEPE, encoded by the coding sequence ATGAACAAACCCATTGTCGCCCTGGTAGGACGCCCCAACGTGGGCAAAAGCACGCTCTTCAACCGTCTGGCGCAAGCTCGCCTGGCGGTTGTCGATGATATTCCTGGCACCACACGCGACCGCCTGATGGCGGAAGCCGACTGGATCGGGTATCTCTTCGATATTATTGATACCGGCGGCATTGACCCCACGCAGGTCAGCGCGGGTAAACAGGTTGCCCCGCTTTCCATTGGTTCAGCCGATTTCATTAAAGAAATTCGCACACAGGCCGAGATTGCCATCGAAGAAGCCGATGCCATCTTGTTCGTCACCGATGTGCAAAGCGGAGTCACGCCTGCCGATCAGGAAATTGCCCAAATATTGCGCCAAAAACAGCGCCAACACGAAGGGCAGCCCTGGCCGCCGGTGATTCTGGTAGTAAATAAATGCGAAACCCAAAATAGTTGGGCCGAGGCCTATCAATTTTACGAACTGGGCATCGGCGAGCCATACCCAATCTCGGCTTTGCACGGCCGCGGCACCGGCGATATGCTCGATGCGCTGGTAGAGACATTTAAAACCTGGGTTGAAGATGTAGAAGAAGACGATTCGGTCAAAATTTCGATTGTTGGCAAACCCAATGTTGGCAAAAGCACCCTGCTCAACCGCCTCACCGGCAAAGAACGCGCCATTGTAAGCCCAATTGCCGGAACCACACGCGATGCGATTGATACGCGCCTTACCTTTCACGAAAAAGAAATTACGTTGATCGATACGGCCGGAATTCGGCGGCGCGGCAAAATTGACCCCGGCGTGGAAAAATACAGCGTGATCCGCTCGATACAAGCCATTAGGCGCAGCGACGTAGCCTTGCTAATGATTGATGCAGTAAATGGTATCACCGCGCAAGATACCCATGTGGCCGGGTACATTCTCGACGAATGGAAAAGTGCCGTCGTTATCGTCAATAAGTGGGATGCCATCGAAAAAGACACCTACACCATTGAAGATTACACCTGGCATGTGCGCAACCAACTCAATTTTATGGACTACGTGCCTGTGCTATTCATCTCGGCTCAAACAGGCCGCCGGGTAGACCAGGTTTTGCCCACTGCGTTGACCGTGCAGGCAGAGCGTCTGGTGCGGCTTTCAACGGGGAAATTGAATCGCCTGCTCCGTAATGCACTCGATCAGCACCCAGCGCCTTCCAAACATGGGCGGCATCTTAAAATCTATTATGGCGCGCAAGTGACGAATAGCCCGCCCACCTTTGTGCTGCATGTCAACGATCCGGAACTGGTGCACTTTACCTATATGCGCTATCTCGAAAACCAGCTCCGCGCCGAATACCCCTTTGTGGGGACTCCCCTTCGGATTATGCTGCGCGGGCGCAAAGAACCAGAATAA
- the lepB gene encoding signal peptidase I, protein MRSYNLRTGGFLAESASEANLEFPGQAPIPELDHDTPPSEEAGTSNFKRFFLDIIETLLLSAILFIVINAVTARVRVDGYSMVPTFQGGEFIIVSKMTYKFGELSRGDILVFHQPRDPDQDYIKRVIGLPGETVRVNNEQVLIDGQVLDEPYINEAPRYTGSWVVPEGMVFVLGDNRNNSSDSHSWGPLSMNNVIGRAIFVYWPFSSLGKIEHPEVVLAAP, encoded by the coding sequence ATGCGGTCTTATAATCTGCGCACTGGCGGGTTTTTAGCAGAATCCGCTTCGGAGGCAAATTTGGAATTTCCGGGCCAGGCACCCATCCCAGAGCTAGATCACGATACTCCCCCATCCGAAGAAGCCGGGACATCTAACTTCAAACGCTTTTTCCTGGATATTATCGAAACGCTGCTGTTGTCAGCGATTTTATTTATTGTAATCAATGCCGTCACGGCGCGCGTGCGCGTGGATGGTTATAGTATGGTGCCCACTTTTCAGGGGGGCGAGTTTATCATTGTCTCCAAAATGACCTACAAATTTGGCGAACTTTCTCGCGGCGATATTCTTGTTTTTCACCAGCCGCGCGACCCTGATCAGGATTATATTAAACGCGTAATCGGCCTGCCGGGAGAGACTGTGCGGGTGAATAACGAGCAGGTGCTGATTGATGGCCAGGTGCTGGATGAACCCTATATCAACGAAGCGCCGCGCTACACCGGAAGTTGGGTTGTGCCCGAGGGGATGGTTTTTGTGCTCGGTGATAATCGTAATAATTCATCCGATTCGCATAGCTGGGGGCCGCTCTCGATGAATAATGTCATCGGGAGGGCAATATTTGTGTATTGGCCGTTCTCATCCCTGGGTAAAATTGAACATCCCGAGGTGGTATTGGCGGCTCCATAG